In Bombus fervidus isolate BK054 chromosome 13, iyBomFerv1, whole genome shotgun sequence, a single genomic region encodes these proteins:
- the LOC139993657 gene encoding UPF0488 protein CG14286 isoform X1, which produces MPPKPRTNAKKPTANKKNAEPPKLPDSASVDVETNSGLSQEAEDQFEVELCWCIQQLEMCLSTGKLPERQTHDLNKNINILKSNTAPLIRKRQIMRNTLGNYREKMALDEQKFGKTVSSIKFMSPPSENRKYVFLRKAASACTKEKQAVTRSLNSSEKCINIDNVQNVFRFNFEVKK; this is translated from the exons atGCCTCCAAAACCTAGAACG AATGCTAAGAAGCCGacagcaaataaaaaaaatgcagAACCACCAAAACTGCCAGATTCAGCTAGTGTCGATGTAGAAACTAATAGTGGTTTGAGCCAAGAAGCCGAAGATCAATTTGAAGTAGAATTATGCTGGTGTATTCAACAGTTAGAAATGTGTTTGAGCACTGGAAAGCTTCCTGAGAGGCAGACACACgacttaaataaaaatataaatattctaaaaagtAATACCGCGCCTCTGATAAGAAAGAGGCAAATAATGCGTAACACTTTAGGGAATTACAGAGAAAAAATGGCTTTGGACGAGCAAAAGTTTGGCAAAACAGTATCTTCTATCAAGTTTATGTCTCCGCCTAGTGAGAATaggaaatatgtatttctaaGGAAAGCTGCTTCTGCATgtacaaaagaaaaacaggCTGTGACACGTTCTTTGAACTCTAGTGAAAAATGTATCAATATTGACAATGTACAAAATGtatttcgatttaattttgaggttaagaaataa
- the LOC139993657 gene encoding uncharacterized protein isoform X2, with protein sequence MPPKPRTNAKKPTANKKNAEPPKLPDSASVDVETNSGLSQEAEDQFEVELCWCIQQLEMCLSTGKLPERELQRKNGFGRAKVWQNSIFYQVYVSA encoded by the exons atGCCTCCAAAACCTAGAACG AATGCTAAGAAGCCGacagcaaataaaaaaaatgcagAACCACCAAAACTGCCAGATTCAGCTAGTGTCGATGTAGAAACTAATAGTGGTTTGAGCCAAGAAGCCGAAGATCAATTTGAAGTAGAATTATGCTGGTGTATTCAACAGTTAGAAATGTGTTTGAGCACTGGAAAGCTTCCTGAGAG GGAATTACAGAGAAAAAATGGCTTTGGACGAGCAAAAGTTTGGCAAAACAGTATCTTCTATCAAGTTTATGTCTCCGCCTAG